From Candidatus Binataceae bacterium:
GAAGTCGACCGTTACGAACGACGCGGCAATGCTGATGCACGAATCATCGCCGTTGAGCCCCTGCGCCGCGGTGAGATTGAGCCCGACTTTGTACGTGCCGGGGCTCGCGATGACGCAGCCGCACGAACCGATTGTCGGGGTGCAATTGTTCTGATCCTTTGACCCGCTTAATGCTGGACTCGCAAATGCTAGAACCAGTCCGGCTGCGCCTACGAATTTGGACAACAGTTGTTTGCTCATTGTGCTCCTTCGCTCTGTGCGAAACCTCCGGTTGTCCGGTCAGCTCTGTTCTTCCCGATTCTTATTGTTGGCGGGACCGTTCTACGCCGTAACGCGAACTTGACCGTCTTTGCGCACGTCGAGCCGGAATTTTTCCTTGCGCTCGATCTGCACGACCCTGCCGTCTTGGATGACGATCTCGACCGATCCAAAACGGAGGCCTCCGATTGCCTGAGCGATGCGCTCCAAAAGGAAGGGATCGATGGTCTGTACGTCGACTTTCCTGTCTGGTTCTATAGATAATTTATCCAATTGATTTACTCATCTGATTCCTCAAAAAAAGGTTCAGTCTGGCCTCCATGTACGCAAAAAATACCCGTCTTTGCTTGACTACTAGCTTCTCCCCAGCCAATTCATAATATTGTCGATTGGATAACTTGACTAAATGTAACGAAGCAGTCAAGAGCGGGAAACGCGGCGCTGCCCGTTCCCGCTTGGGGCCAAGCTCTCGTTTCTGGCGAGGTCAGACCTTAGCGATATTTTGCTGCGACGTTCGCGTAGTTATCCAGCATCGGCAGGATCTTCTCGCGCCGCTCGGAAGGCAGCGGGAAAATCAACCTCTCAAAACCCAGATCGATGAAGCTCTTGATCTCATCGTCCTTCGACGGCGATCCGAACAGTGATAGCGATAGTCCTTTACGCCCGGTTTTCTTTTCTGCCTCGCGCA
This genomic window contains:
- a CDS encoding YezD family protein, with the protein product MDKLSIEPDRKVDVQTIDPFLLERIAQAIGGLRFGSVEIVIQDGRVVQIERKEKFRLDVRKDGQVRVTA